The Tepidibacter aestuarii genome contains a region encoding:
- the pepF gene encoding oligoendopeptidase F, translated as MKVKKQIISVILTASIATFPLLSFADQVSYTNRSDIPKEYTWSTEDIYLTDNAWEEDFKKLEESIPKVESYKGKLKQEKYILEVLNLKEEMFRLEQKLYVYASLKRDEDNSNEKYSAMADRAEGINTKVTEAFSFVEPEILSLSEEKLKSFTEKEEFEDYDVYLNNLLRTKQHSLSQEGERILALASDIGAMPETIYSKYDDLDRKAEDITLDNGKTIKVTYATYSKLLDNPNRDVRKKAFESMFKSYEKNINTIAANLSAEVKTNIFFAKSRNYNSALEGSLDSDNIKPEVYNNIVEAVNDNLEPLHRYVSLRKKILGIEDKVRYYDMYVSMVKQSGNEYIDYEKAKNMVKEALYPLGDNYIKDLDKAFQERWVDVYENENKSSGAYSWGTYDTHPYVLLNYNGTLDSVSTLAHELGHAMNSYYSNKTQPYSKSDYPIFTAEVASTTNEALMLDYLIKNAKTKEEKMYLINSYLEQIRGSIYTQIMYAEFEKTIHEAAENGEALTSEFLNKTWGNLMSKYYGEDFEVDDLSKVWWSRIPHFYYNFYVYKYATGLSSGIILSENMINNEEGARDAYLEFLASGGNDYPVEMLKKAGVDMTTTEPVEKALQKFDELLTELENLMNE; from the coding sequence TTGAAGGTTAAAAAACAAATTATATCAGTTATATTGACTGCTTCAATTGCAACTTTTCCGTTACTATCTTTTGCAGATCAAGTAAGCTATACGAACAGAAGTGATATTCCAAAGGAATATACTTGGTCAACAGAAGATATTTATTTAACGGATAATGCTTGGGAAGAGGACTTTAAAAAGCTAGAAGAAAGTATACCAAAGGTAGAAAGCTACAAAGGTAAACTAAAACAAGAAAAATATATACTAGAGGTATTAAACTTAAAAGAAGAAATGTTTAGACTTGAACAAAAGTTATATGTTTATGCTAGCCTAAAAAGAGATGAGGATAATTCAAATGAAAAATATTCAGCTATGGCAGATCGGGCAGAGGGTATTAATACAAAGGTGACAGAAGCATTCTCTTTTGTAGAACCTGAAATATTATCTTTATCAGAAGAAAAACTAAAGAGTTTTACAGAAAAAGAAGAATTCGAAGACTATGATGTTTATTTAAATAACCTTTTAAGAACCAAACAGCATTCTTTGTCACAAGAAGGAGAAAGAATATTAGCTTTAGCATCAGATATAGGAGCTATGCCTGAAACTATTTATTCAAAATATGATGATTTAGACAGAAAAGCAGAAGATATTACTCTGGATAATGGTAAGACAATAAAGGTAACTTATGCTACATATTCAAAATTATTAGATAATCCCAATAGGGATGTAAGAAAAAAAGCTTTTGAATCTATGTTTAAAAGCTATGAAAAAAATATAAATACTATAGCAGCTAATCTATCAGCAGAAGTTAAAACTAATATTTTTTTCGCTAAATCAAGAAATTATAATTCTGCACTTGAAGGATCATTAGATTCGGATAATATAAAGCCTGAAGTGTATAATAATATAGTTGAGGCAGTTAATGATAACTTAGAGCCTCTTCATAGATATGTATCTCTTAGAAAGAAGATTTTAGGGATAGAAGATAAGGTTAGATATTATGATATGTATGTTTCTATGGTTAAACAATCAGGAAATGAATATATAGATTATGAAAAGGCTAAGAATATGGTAAAAGAAGCACTTTATCCATTGGGAGATAATTATATAAAAGATTTAGATAAAGCTTTTCAAGAAAGATGGGTAGATGTATATGAAAATGAGAATAAAAGTTCAGGAGCTTATTCTTGGGGGACTTATGATACACATCCATATGTTCTGTTAAATTACAATGGAACTCTTGACTCCGTATCAACTTTAGCTCATGAATTAGGGCATGCAATGAATTCATACTATTCAAATAAAACTCAACCTTACTCAAAATCAGATTACCCTATATTTACAGCAGAAGTTGCTTCTACTACTAATGAAGCATTAATGCTTGACTATTTAATTAAAAATGCTAAAACTAAAGAAGAAAAAATGTATTTAATAAATTCATATTTAGAACAGATAAGAGGATCAATATATACTCAGATTATGTATGCTGAATTTGAAAAAACAATTCACGAAGCTGCAGAAAATGGAGAAGCTTTAACTAGTGAATTTTTGAATAAAACTTGGGGCAATTTAATGAGTAAATATTATGGGGAAGATTTTGAGGTAGATGATTTATCTAAAGTATGGTGGTCAAGAATTCCTCATTTTTATTATAATTTCTATGTGTATAAATATGCTACAGGACTTTCTTCAGGTATAATATTATCAGAAAATATGATAAATAATGAAGAGGGTGCAAGGGATGCTTACTTAGAGTTTTTGGCATCTGGAGGGAATGATTATCCGGTTGAAATGCTTAAAAAAGCAGGTGTAGATATGACTACGACTGAGCCTGTTGAAAAAGCTCTTCAAAAATTTGATGAATTACTAACTGAGCTTGAAAATCTTATGAATGAATAA
- a CDS encoding S41 family peptidase encodes MISRKKAVIWGVVLVLLSSILTMNIELAFGEKVLVSKEAFDEYKKYNKLYSLEKVIEDNYYTDVEEENLVDGSIKGLFEGLNDPYSQYMNKKEFESFMQYTEGSYSGIGVIITPGEDGYITVVSPIEDSPGFKAGIKSEDKIIKVNGEDVTAKEMDKAISMMKGKAGTEVEITILRNGKETINMKIKRQEIRLKTVKSEVLEDNIGYIRITTFDEQTAGEFKAQLKQLQDKNISGLILDLRDNPGGLLDQCQEITDELIGEGTIVYTRDRKGKTKYLKSDKNKIDVPLAVLVNKGSASASEILSGAVRDNKEGVLIGTTTFGKGLVQSVRSLNDGSGFKLTVSQYFTPNGEYIHGKGITPDIVVEDVDKQLPTAINYIKKEIK; translated from the coding sequence ATGATATCTAGAAAAAAAGCCGTTATATGGGGGGTTGTATTAGTTTTACTAAGTTCTATATTAACTATGAATATAGAACTTGCATTCGGGGAGAAGGTATTAGTTTCAAAAGAAGCATTTGATGAATACAAGAAGTATAATAAACTGTATTCTCTTGAAAAGGTTATCGAGGATAACTACTATACCGATGTAGAGGAAGAAAATTTAGTTGATGGATCTATAAAAGGATTATTTGAGGGGCTTAATGATCCGTATTCACAGTATATGAATAAAAAAGAGTTTGAAAGCTTTATGCAGTATACTGAAGGGTCATATAGTGGTATAGGTGTTATTATAACGCCTGGAGAAGATGGATACATAACAGTAGTATCTCCTATTGAAGATTCACCAGGATTTAAGGCTGGGATAAAGAGTGAGGATAAAATAATAAAGGTAAATGGAGAAGATGTTACTGCAAAAGAGATGGATAAGGCTATATCTATGATGAAAGGAAAAGCTGGAACAGAAGTAGAAATAACTATTCTAAGAAATGGCAAAGAAACAATAAATATGAAAATAAAAAGACAAGAGATAAGACTAAAGACTGTAAAATCTGAAGTATTAGAAGATAACATAGGATATATAAGAATAACTACATTTGATGAACAGACTGCAGGTGAGTTTAAAGCTCAGTTGAAACAATTACAAGACAAGAATATAAGTGGATTAATTCTGGATTTAAGAGATAATCCAGGTGGACTACTAGATCAATGTCAAGAAATAACTGATGAATTAATCGGAGAGGGAACTATAGTTTATACAAGAGATAGAAAAGGAAAAACAAAATATCTAAAATCTGATAAAAATAAGATAGATGTTCCTCTTGCTGTACTTGTAAATAAAGGATCAGCCTCTGCATCTGAAATATTATCAGGAGCTGTAAGAGATAATAAAGAAGGAGTATTGATAGGAACTACAACATTTGGAAAAGGATTAGTTCAAAGTGTAAGATCTCTTAACGATGGATCTGGATTTAAGCTTACAGTATCTCAATACTTTACTCCGAATGGAGAGTATATACACGGTAAAGGAATAACGCCTGATATTGTAGTTGAAGATGTAGATAAACAACTTCCAACGGCAATAAACTATATAAAGAAAGAGATTAAATAA
- a CDS encoding murein hydrolase activator EnvC family protein gives MNKKIVWTCIIVMFITSFNVFAANTSYEQKLKDTKKSKDNIQKALNENKKDQSKIDNNIEELGYQIHNTQQKINKAQADLTSAQSKIKSTTEAIGKLENEIETKEGLLGERINVMYKTSDVSYIQVILSSKDMNELLSNLDMIKKIVNGDKELLTELSDQKKEIEVKRTELKNKEKEIISLKNSIEVEKSRLVASQNKQTALKRDLQKDAKKLEANIDALNRYAKALESQILKKQSKGSYVGGAMGWPAPGYTRITSYFGYRIHPTLKTKKLHTGLDIGAPMGANIVAANDGKVMFAGWQGGYGNTVMIDHGGGIVTLYGHNSKLSVKTGQTVKRGQTIAKAGSTGRSTGPHCHFEVRKNGKYVDPLPMLKSK, from the coding sequence ATGAATAAAAAAATAGTATGGACATGTATAATAGTAATGTTTATTACTTCTTTTAATGTATTTGCTGCAAACACAAGTTATGAGCAGAAACTTAAAGATACAAAAAAGAGTAAAGATAATATACAAAAGGCCTTAAATGAAAATAAAAAGGATCAATCTAAAATAGATAATAATATCGAGGAATTAGGTTATCAAATACACAATACTCAACAAAAAATAAACAAAGCTCAAGCAGATTTAACTAGTGCACAATCAAAAATAAAGAGCACGACTGAAGCGATAGGAAAATTAGAAAATGAAATTGAAACAAAAGAGGGTTTGCTAGGTGAAAGAATAAATGTTATGTATAAAACTTCGGATGTGAGTTATATACAAGTGATACTTAGTTCAAAAGATATGAATGAATTATTATCTAATTTGGATATGATAAAGAAAATAGTAAATGGTGATAAAGAGTTACTGACAGAATTATCAGATCAGAAAAAAGAAATAGAGGTAAAGAGAACAGAGCTTAAAAATAAAGAAAAAGAAATAATTTCCTTAAAGAATAGCATAGAAGTAGAAAAGTCAAGACTTGTAGCTAGTCAAAATAAGCAAACCGCTTTAAAAAGAGATCTTCAAAAGGATGCTAAAAAGCTTGAAGCTAATATAGATGCTTTAAATAGATATGCAAAAGCTTTAGAATCGCAAATACTGAAAAAACAGTCTAAAGGTTCTTATGTAGGAGGAGCAATGGGATGGCCAGCTCCTGGGTATACTAGGATAACATCTTATTTTGGATATAGAATTCACCCTACATTAAAAACTAAGAAGCTGCATACAGGGCTTGATATAGGAGCTCCTATGGGAGCAAATATAGTTGCTGCAAATGATGGTAAGGTAATGTTTGCTGGATGGCAAGGCGGATATGGGAATACTGTTATGATAGACCATGGCGGAGGAATAGTTACTTTATACGGACATAATTCAAAGCTTTCAGTTAAAACTGGACAGACAGTAAAAAGAGGACAGACAATAGCAAAAGCAGGATCAACAGGAAGATCAACTGGGCCACATTGTCACTTTGAGGTTAGAAAGAACGGAAAGTACGTAGATCCGCTACCTATGCTTAAATCAAAGTAA
- the ftsX gene encoding permease-like cell division protein FtsX, with protein sequence MNSIIYNIKEGFKGIFRNPTMSLVSIGSVSAALFVLSIIFSIVININNFTSMVEGQFDNVQVYLNEDMTSQHIFNLEKKLGQIDGVQNVEFESKQDALNKMKEKWGEDAYLLEGIDNPLDNSFIIEVSNIENTEQIANQVNKFDGIKEVKYYDDVVEKVIQLSNIVKISGLFIIAMLALISLFIISNTIKLALHGRRREINIMKYVGATDWFIRWPFIIEGMVLGLIGALISLAITYFGYDYFYAKLDLPAYSIFSGYILPVTGVMESLINISIVMGIGVGIIGSIISLRRYLNV encoded by the coding sequence ATGAATAGTATTATTTATAATATAAAAGAGGGGTTTAAAGGAATATTCAGAAATCCTACTATGTCACTTGTATCTATAGGATCTGTTTCAGCGGCTTTATTTGTACTAAGTATAATATTTAGTATAGTAATAAATATAAACAATTTTACATCAATGGTTGAAGGGCAATTTGACAATGTTCAAGTTTATTTAAATGAGGATATGACATCACAACATATATTTAATCTTGAAAAAAAGTTAGGTCAAATAGATGGAGTACAAAATGTAGAATTTGAGTCAAAACAGGATGCTTTAAATAAAATGAAAGAAAAATGGGGAGAAGATGCATATCTTTTAGAAGGAATAGATAATCCTCTTGATAACTCATTCATAATAGAAGTTAGTAATATTGAAAACACAGAGCAAATAGCAAATCAAGTTAATAAATTTGATGGTATAAAAGAAGTTAAATACTACGACGATGTTGTAGAAAAAGTTATACAATTATCTAATATAGTCAAGATATCAGGACTATTTATAATAGCAATGTTAGCTTTGATATCGCTTTTTATAATTTCAAACACAATAAAGTTAGCACTACATGGAAGAAGAAGAGAAATAAACATAATGAAGTACGTTGGAGCTACTGATTGGTTTATAAGATGGCCTTTTATAATAGAGGGAATGGTATTAGGATTAATAGGGGCTTTAATATCTCTTGCAATTACTTATTTTGGATATGATTATTTTTATGCAAAATTAGATTTACCAGCATACTCTATTTTCTCGGGATATATTTTACCTGTAACAGGGGTCATGGAGAGCTTAATAAATATATCTATTGTAATGGGAATTGGAGTTGGGATAATAGGAAGTATTATTTCGCTTAGAAGATATTTGAATGTCTAA
- the ftsE gene encoding cell division ATP-binding protein FtsE, giving the protein MIEFKDVSKSYKNGKLALFNINLKIDKGEFVFLVGSSGAGKSTFIKSLLKEEDITSGKILVHGKDIGKIPKRKVPKYRRSIGIVFQDFRLLPNKTVYENVAFAMEIIGQNSKNIRRRVPFVLGMVGLSEKAKSYPSELSGGEQQRVSIARAIVNNPSIIIADEPTGNLDPQTSNEIMNIITDINRRGTTIIMATHASDLVDRMKKRVIALKKGIVIKDEERGSYSYE; this is encoded by the coding sequence GTGATAGAATTTAAGGACGTTAGTAAGAGTTATAAAAATGGTAAATTAGCACTTTTTAATATAAATTTAAAGATTGATAAAGGAGAATTTGTATTTTTGGTGGGTTCATCAGGAGCAGGTAAATCTACTTTTATAAAGTCCCTTCTAAAGGAAGAAGATATAACAAGTGGGAAAATACTTGTACATGGAAAGGATATAGGAAAAATTCCGAAGAGAAAGGTCCCGAAGTATAGAAGAAGTATAGGGATTGTTTTTCAGGATTTTAGACTACTTCCGAATAAGACTGTTTATGAAAATGTGGCTTTTGCCATGGAGATAATAGGGCAAAACAGTAAAAATATAAGAAGAAGGGTTCCTTTTGTTTTAGGCATGGTAGGTCTTAGTGAAAAAGCAAAATCGTATCCTTCAGAATTATCAGGAGGAGAACAACAAAGAGTTAGTATAGCAAGAGCTATAGTTAATAACCCTTCTATAATAATTGCGGATGAACCAACAGGTAATTTAGATCCTCAAACCTCGAATGAAATAATGAACATTATAACTGATATCAATAGAAGAGGAACTACTATAATAATGGCAACTCATGCAAGTGATTTAGTTGATAGAATGAAAAAACGAGTTATTGCTCTTAAAAAAGGAATAGTCATAAAAGATGAGGAAAGGGGAAGCTACAGTTATGAATAG
- a CDS encoding 5-formyltetrahydrofolate cyclo-ligase — protein MKKEFRKKVISERKKQNQDIINSNSELIFQNLLKLSEIKEAKNIMAYLDFNNEVKTDNIVNYFLSKNQKVVVPITILDEKKLLLSEIKDIETDVSIGTYGIREPKSGFIRPVEAKELDIVIVPAVAYDINGYRLGYGGGYYDRFLESIRDDCLTIGIAFEIQLFDKIPKEDHDAQLDYIITEKRIIKI, from the coding sequence TTGAAAAAAGAATTTAGAAAAAAAGTTATATCAGAAAGAAAAAAACAAAATCAAGACATAATAAACTCAAACTCAGAATTAATATTTCAAAATTTATTGAAACTAAGTGAAATAAAAGAAGCCAAGAATATAATGGCATACCTTGACTTTAACAACGAAGTAAAAACGGATAATATAGTAAATTATTTCTTATCAAAGAACCAAAAAGTTGTAGTTCCAATAACAATACTTGATGAAAAAAAACTTTTATTATCTGAAATAAAGGATATTGAAACGGATGTTTCTATAGGAACTTACGGAATTAGAGAGCCTAAGTCAGGATTTATAAGACCAGTAGAGGCTAAAGAGCTAGACATAGTAATAGTTCCTGCAGTAGCATATGACATTAATGGATATAGACTCGGTTATGGAGGCGGGTATTACGATAGATTCTTAGAATCTATTAGAGATGACTGTTTAACAATTGGAATAGCATTTGAAATTCAATTATTTGATAAAATTCCAAAAGAAGATCACGACGCGCAACTGGACTACATAATAACAGAAAAAAGGATAATTAAAATTTAA